A single region of the Candidatus Methanomethylicota archaeon genome encodes:
- a CDS encoding DNA topoisomerase VI subunit B, which yields MSGEKFRAISVADFFYKNREIAGFDNPVRATYTIVRELVENALDACEQYSILPDVRVKLISEGESIYRLKVEDNGIGIPYEQVPYAFGQVLFGSKYTLRQSRGIFGLGGKMAVLYGQITAHSEVKVTSSQGGYEKYTFELSINIQENKPIIRRKEIKPNPSRWRGTIVEIKFEGDYARAKPKIVEYFKQTSIILPYANLLFIDPDGILYRFDRITNIMPKPPQEVKPHPHGVDIEMVKRMINASRSSTLLDFLVNNFHRVGYATALNFLKSIKMDPKIDPRSLKPEEIVKIVNKMKEYNDFRPPDAQCLSCIGPDLLKMGIVREFQPEFVAVTQRPPSAYSGHPFIVEAAIAYGGRIPLTPPDEILVYRFANKIPLLYDLHSDVTMKVIKKINWRRYKMDLTTMPFAFFVHICSTKIPYKTVGKEFIADKPEVEHEIEWAFKTCARQIRQYLSKKEKINVMQKRLSIFEKYFPILSQYAMELSGESKPPSYEKLLRRLQIHAKENGERSIIKTN from the coding sequence GTGAGTGGAGAAAAATTTAGAGCAATTTCAGTAGCAGATTTTTTTTATAAAAATAGAGAAATAGCTGGATTTGATAATCCTGTAAGAGCTACTTATACTATTGTGAGAGAACTAGTAGAGAATGCACTTGATGCTTGTGAACAATATTCAATATTACCTGATGTAAGAGTGAAATTAATTAGTGAAGGTGAATCAATATATAGATTAAAAGTTGAAGATAATGGTATTGGAATTCCTTATGAACAAGTTCCTTATGCATTTGGTCAAGTATTATTTGGATCAAAATATACTTTAAGACAAAGTAGAGGAATTTTTGGTCTTGGTGGAAAAATGGCAGTTTTATATGGACAAATAACAGCACATAGTGAAGTTAAAGTCACTTCTAGTCAAGGTGGTTATGAAAAATATACTTTTGAGCTTAGTATTAATATTCAAGAGAATAAACCTATTATAAGAAGAAAAGAAATAAAACCAAATCCAAGTAGATGGAGGGGGACTATTGTAGAAATTAAATTTGAAGGAGATTATGCTAGAGCAAAACCTAAAATTGTTGAATATTTTAAACAAACTTCGATAATATTACCTTATGCTAATTTACTCTTTATAGATCCAGATGGTATTCTTTATCGTTTTGATAGAATTACTAATATAATGCCAAAACCTCCACAAGAAGTAAAGCCACATCCACATGGTGTAGATATAGAAATGGTAAAGAGAATGATAAATGCAAGTAGAAGTTCTACATTATTAGATTTTTTGGTAAATAATTTTCATAGAGTAGGATATGCAACAGCATTAAACTTTTTGAAAAGTATAAAAATGGATCCAAAAATAGATCCAAGAAGCTTAAAACCTGAGGAAATTGTTAAAATAGTAAATAAAATGAAAGAATATAATGATTTTAGACCACCAGATGCTCAATGTCTTTCATGTATTGGACCAGATTTATTAAAAATGGGCATAGTTAGAGAATTTCAACCAGAATTTGTAGCTGTTACTCAAAGACCCCCTTCTGCATATTCAGGACATCCTTTTATAGTAGAAGCAGCAATTGCTTATGGTGGAAGAATACCATTAACGCCACCAGATGAAATTTTAGTATATAGATTTGCGAATAAAATACCCTTACTTTATGATTTACATAGTGATGTAACTATGAAAGTTATAAAGAAAATAAATTGGAGGAGATATAAAATGGATTTAACAACAATGCCATTTGCATTTTTTGTACATATATGTTCTACTAAAATACCATATAAAACTGTTGGAAAAGAATTCATAGCAGATAAACCTGAAGTTGAACATGAAATAGAATGGGCATTTAAAACTTGTGCAAGACAAATTAGACAATATCTTTCAAAAAAAGAGAAAATTAATGTAATGCAAAAAAGATTGAGTATATTTGAAAAATATTTTCCAATACTTTCACAATATGCAATGGAGCTTTCTGGAGAGAGTAAGCCTCCAAGTTATGAAAAATTATTAAGGAGGCTACAAATTCATGCAAAAGAAAATGGAGAAAGAAGTATTATTAAAACTAACTGA
- a CDS encoding DNA topoisomerase IV subunit A, with translation MEKEVLLKLTEVGREIYRQIERGEFPKIKVPNRSTSNVIFDEKSNQLILGPEVIEKSAGNIKQIRPLAQLLWVASFAKKLVEEKKSSTLRDLFYHSLNYEIRFKKQIESNETVTDLEALLMEPREVFNIFPKERASIFGKLIIEFTTPETHKGIRTDLSSNPDGMMIGLSVAHAEFISCKADKVFVIEKNAVFRRFIEERVYDKFNAILIDTAGQAPRLARLLIRRLNTELGLPVYILTDADPWGMHIAMVIIKGSANAAHLRDLTTPSAKWMGLWATDIRRFNLPSFPLTKLDEERIKVLEEDPRYKEFEWQAELQEFKKIKRRAELESFSAHGLSAIVDKYLPKKMKMISEME, from the coding sequence ATGGAGAAAGAAGTATTATTAAAACTAACTGAAGTAGGAAGAGAAATATATAGACAAATAGAAAGAGGAGAATTTCCAAAAATAAAAGTTCCAAATAGAAGTACATCTAATGTAATATTTGATGAAAAATCTAATCAATTAATATTAGGCCCAGAAGTTATAGAAAAAAGTGCTGGAAATATTAAGCAAATAAGGCCTTTAGCTCAATTACTTTGGGTAGCTTCTTTTGCAAAAAAATTAGTAGAAGAAAAAAAGAGTAGTACTTTAAGAGATCTTTTCTATCATTCATTAAATTATGAAATTAGATTTAAGAAGCAAATAGAATCAAATGAAACTGTAACTGATTTAGAAGCATTATTAATGGAGCCGAGAGAAGTATTTAATATATTTCCAAAAGAAAGGGCTTCAATTTTCGGAAAATTAATAATTGAATTTACTACACCTGAAACACATAAGGGAATAAGAACTGATTTAAGTTCAAATCCTGATGGAATGATGATAGGATTATCAGTAGCTCATGCAGAATTTATATCTTGTAAAGCTGATAAAGTCTTTGTTATAGAAAAAAATGCAGTTTTTAGAAGATTTATAGAAGAAAGAGTTTATGATAAATTTAATGCTATATTAATAGATACAGCTGGTCAAGCTCCTCGATTAGCAAGATTATTAATAAGAAGATTGAATACTGAACTTGGTCTTCCTGTTTATATACTTACAGATGCCGATCCTTGGGGAATGCATATAGCCATGGTAATAATTAAGGGATCAGCTAATGCAGCGCATCTAAGAGATTTAACAACTCCAAGTGCAAAATGGATGGGGCTTTGGGCTACAGATATAAGAAGATTTAATTTACCTTCTTTTCCATTAACTAAATTAGATGAAGAAAGAATAAAAGTTCTTGAAGAAGACCCAAGATATAAAGAATTTGAGTGGCAAGCAGAATTACAAGAGTTTAAAAAAATAAAAAGAAGAGCAGAATTAGAAAGCTTTAGTGCACATGGATTGAGTGCAATAGTAGATAAATACTTACCAAAGAAAATGAAGATGATTTCTGAAATGGAATGA
- a CDS encoding diphthine--ammonia ligase: MEKINGVALFSGKDSLYSIYLVENDYGISINYLITFITTLKIPSGHLENINVLNKIAENMEKELFIVNLSNGIDELINLLKKLKVEVLVAGDVFVDEHIEWLESICKKAGINLIEPIFGKDSLIVLKEMINVGFKTKIICVNTDYLDENWLGFIISKENLNFFLNKIGKIDPLGENGEYHTLVIDCPLYKNPINIKSWKKIRSGKYSYIVCEI; the protein is encoded by the coding sequence ATGGAAAAAATTAATGGTGTTGCCTTATTTTCAGGTAAAGACTCCCTATATTCAATATATTTAGTAGAAAATGATTATGGTATTTCAATTAATTATTTAATAACTTTTATTACAACTCTCAAAATACCTAGTGGACATTTAGAAAATATTAATGTATTAAATAAAATTGCAGAAAATATGGAAAAAGAATTATTTATTGTAAATCTTTCTAATGGTATTGATGAATTAATAAATCTTTTAAAAAAACTTAAAGTTGAAGTATTAGTAGCAGGAGATGTTTTTGTAGATGAACATATAGAATGGCTTGAATCCATATGTAAAAAAGCTGGAATTAATTTAATTGAACCAATTTTTGGCAAAGATTCTTTAATAGTTTTAAAAGAAATGATAAATGTTGGTTTTAAAACTAAAATTATTTGTGTTAATACTGATTATCTTGATGAAAATTGGCTAGGATTTATTATTTCAAAAGAAAATTTAAATTTCTTTTTGAATAAAATTGGTAAAATAGATCCTCTTGGTGAAAATGGAGAATATCACACATTAGTTATTGATTGTCCTCTCTATAAAAATCCTATTAATATAAAGTCATGGAAAAAAATTAGATCTGGAAAATATTCCTATATTGTATGTGAAATTTAG
- a CDS encoding MBL fold metallo-hydrolase: MSIIIKWLGHASFQIKKNGKTIYIDPYEGEYVDKADIILISHSHYDHCDSSKIAKIRKANTLIIAPEECARKINAKSIKPGEKINIEDITVEAVHAYNIRRFRSPGNPFHPKGFGVGYLLIINNKVIYHAGDTDFIPEMKDLKEKNVFLALLPSGGTYTMDNPEAAEAAIAINPKIVIPMHRWDTDPEEFKKKVESSSNIKVILLKPGESYEINE, translated from the coding sequence ATGTCTATAATTATTAAATGGCTTGGTCATGCAAGTTTTCAAATAAAGAAAAATGGAAAAACAATATACATAGATCCTTATGAAGGAGAGTATGTTGATAAAGCAGACATAATACTAATCTCACATTCCCACTATGATCATTGTGATTCTTCAAAAATTGCAAAAATACGGAAAGCAAATACTTTAATAATTGCACCAGAAGAATGTGCTAGAAAAATTAATGCAAAATCAATTAAGCCAGGAGAAAAAATAAATATTGAGGATATAACTGTTGAAGCAGTTCATGCATATAATATAAGAAGATTTAGATCACCTGGAAATCCATTTCATCCAAAAGGATTTGGAGTTGGATATTTATTAATAATAAATAATAAAGTAATTTATCATGCAGGAGATACTGATTTTATACCAGAAATGAAAGACTTGAAGGAAAAGAATGTATTCTTAGCTCTATTACCAAGTGGTGGAACGTATACTATGGATAATCCAGAAGCTGCTGAAGCTGCTATTGCTATAAATCCAAAAATAGTAATTCCAATGCATAGATGGGATACAGATCCAGAAGAATTTAAGAAAAAAGTAGAGAGTAGTTCTAATATAAAAGTAATATTACTTAAGCCAGGAGAGTCTTATGAAATAAATGAATGA